A region of Salvia splendens isolate huo1 chromosome 17, SspV2, whole genome shotgun sequence DNA encodes the following proteins:
- the LOC121774997 gene encoding histone-lysine N-methyltransferase family member SUVH9-like, with translation MDYNSLLPFPDLNHLPSTSSTFPTPLIVPKIEPKLEPLDETLPSPLPPPPGLDLFSEYNRLCGLFQSTIPGGIQPNGAVSALPNSHPDSLALVPVPDPNPSLSDVVVLSPPGSGRKLPNRSAELVRITDLKAEDELYFRDTVRKTRMLFESLRIFAIVEDEKRRDTLGANRRTRGDLKAAAIMRERGLWINRDKRIVGSMPGVLVGDAFFFRMELCVIGLHGQAQAGIDYVPSSQSSNGEPIATSIIVSGGYEDDEDSGDVIVYTGHGGQDNHGRQVMHQKLECGNLALERSMHYGVEVRVIRGFKYEGSANGKVYVYDGLYKIVDTWFDVGKSGFGVFKFKLIRIENQVEMGSGIFKFAVSLRTQPLEARPRGYNSLDLSSKKENFPVFFFNDVDMDHSPMYCDYLVTTVFPPYVYNVGRGNGCNCAGGCLDDCLCAMKNGGEFAYDLQGILVRGKPLIFECGPHCSCPPTCRNRVTQKGVRNRFEVFRSKETGWGVRSLDLIQAGSFICEFAGVVLTREQAQIFTMNGDRLVYPSRFTGNWKQWGNLSEVFSDYVCPESPSVPPLDFAMDVSRMRNIACYLSHSTSSNVMVQFVLYDHNNLSFPRVMLFAMENIPPLRELSLDYGVADESNMGKLAICN, from the coding sequence ATGGATTATAATTCGCTGCTCCCGTTCCCGGATTTGAACCACCTCccctccacctcctccaccttCCCCACCCCTCTCATCGTCCCCAAAATCGAACCTAAGCTCGAGCCTCTAGACGAAACCCTACCGTCtccgctgccgccgccaccCGGTCTCGACCTCTTCTCCGAATACAATCGTCTCTGCGGCCTATTCCAGTCCACAATTCCCGGGGGAATTCAGCCAAACGGAGCCGTTTCAGCTCTTCCGAATTCGCACCCCGATTCGCTGGCGCTTGTACCCGTACCCGACCCGAACCCGAGCCTCTCCGACGTCGTCGTTCTGTCGCCGCCTGGCAGCGGGCGGAAGCTGCCGAACCGCTCCGCTGAGCTGGTGCGGATCACGGATCTCAAGGCGGAGGACGAGCTCTACTTCCGCGACACGGTGAGGAAGACGCGGATGCTCTTCGAGTCGCTGCGCATCTTCGCAATCGTGGAGGACGAGAAGCGGCGGGACACCCTGGGCGCGAACCGCCGCACCAGGGGGGATTTGAAGGCGGCGGCGATAATGAGGGAGCGGGGGCTGTGGATCAACCGCGACAAGAGGATCGTGGGGAGTATGCCGGGGGTTTTGGTGGGCGATGCGTTCTTTTTCAGGATGGAATTGTGTGTGATTGGATTGCACGGGCAGGCGCAGGCCGGGATTGATTATGTTCCATCCAGCCAGAGCTCGAATGGGGAGCCGATTGCGACGAGCATTATTGTTTCAGGTGGATATGAAGATGACGAGGATTCAGGGGATGTGATAGTGTACACTGGGCATGGAGGGCAGGACAACCATGGAAGGCAGGTGATGCACCAGAAGCTTGAATGTGGGAATTTGGCTTTGGAGAGGAGCATGCATTATGGAGTTGAGGTGAGGGTGATTCGGGGCTTTAAATATGAAGGTAGTGCTAATGGTAAGGTTTATGTTTATGATGGACTGTATAAGATTGTTGATACTTGGTTCGATGTTGGGAAGTCGGGGTTTGGGGTTTTCAAGTTCAAGCTTATTAGGATAGAGAATCAGGTGGAGATGGGGAGTGGTATCTTTAAGTTTGCTGTGAGTTTGAGGACGCAGCCGTTGGAAGCCCGGCCTAGAGGTTATAACTCGCTTGATTTGTCGAGCAAGAAGGAGAATTTTCCGGTTTTTTTCTTCAATGATGTTGATATGGATCATAGTCCGATGTATTGCGACTATCTTGTTACTACTGTTTTTCCACCGTATGTGTATAATGTTGGAAGGGGTAATGGTTGTAATTGTGCGGGGGGGTGTCTGGATGATTGCTTATGTGCTATGAAAAACGGGGGTGAATTTGCATATGATTTGCAGGGGATTTTGGTAAGGGGGAAGCCTTTGATATTCGAGTGTGGGCCACATTGTAGTTGCCCTCCCACTTGTCGTAATCGTGTGACGCAGAAGGGGGTTAGGAATAGATTTGAAGTGTTTAGGTCGAAGGAGACTGGTTGGGGAGTGAGGTCACTGGACTTGATCCAGGCTGGTTCTTTTATTTGTGAGTTTGCGGGAGTTGTTCTCACTCGAGAGCAAGCACAGATATTCACAATGAATGGTGATAGGTTGGTTTACCCTAGCCGCTTTACCGGAAACTGGAAACAATGGGGCAATTTGTCAGAAGTATTCTCTGATTATGTTTGCCCAGAATCTCCATCAGTCCCTCCTCTGGATTTTGCCATGGATGTTTCTAGAATGAGGAATATTGCATGCTATTTGAGCCATAGTACAAGTTCGAACGTCATGGTGCAGTTTGTATTGTATGATCATAATAACTTATCTTTCCCTCGTGTCATGCTATTTGCTATGGAGAATATACCTCCCCTTAGAGAGCTGTCTCTTGATTATGGTGTAGCTGATGAATCAAATATGGGAAAACTTGCAATCTGCAACTAA
- the LOC121773680 gene encoding putative pentatricopeptide repeat-containing protein At1g12700, mitochondrial, giving the protein MSLILRRIAARFGTVPHSITLCCSKSLYESRKPFSSMLRIDFSSINDIQFANFLFREMSRIRPQPAISVYNKLLTTVVNMEHHSVALSMFDEMRQSGLPVNEYTFGIIMHCYCLLNRVDLGFSILGSFFKLGYEPDAAIFTTLIKGLFLDDKAIEAEKLFNKLLDNKLFEPCEVIFFVHGLCKAGHTVTSCNYIDLLAEKGYIGSHYAYNTLVNSLRRGGMVEDAILVLRRMVERGILPTTVTYTSVVHAMCCAGRWEDVRVLLREMFDKKVFINLITFTVLVNMLCKNGRVEEADDLVEIMVQQNVSPDVYTYNALIDGYCSHGKMDKARELIDSLAEKGIKPNNVFSYGSLINGYCKNGNIDEAKCDFLEVPGKGLQNTSGHYSSMIKELLREDRFSDGWKLFSDMEAQGVHPDIFTYSILLAGLCKANRIDDAISLVRAMEERGVTPNIITYDILICGLCKEGRHDLARGIFNELPSKGLQPSAQLYEIISGSRCEKGLAEEEAIL; this is encoded by the coding sequence ATGTCGCTGATTCTCAGAAGAATTGCTGCTCGATTCGGTACTGTTCCTCACTCAATCACTCTCTGCTGTTCAAAGTCCCTCTATGAAAGTAGGAAGCCCTTTTCATCTATGCTCAGAATAGATTTCAGCTCTATAAACGACATCCAATTTGCCAATTTCTTGTTTCGTGAAATGTCTCGGATCAGACCACAGCCTGCAATTTCTGTATACAACAAATTGTTGACAACTGTTGTCAATATGGAGCACCACTCCGTTGCCCTCTCAATGTTCGACGAAATGCGTCAATCAGGTCTCCCTGTAAATGAGTACACATTCGGCATCATTATGCATTGTTATTGCCTTTTAAATCGGGTGGATTTGGGGTTTTCTATATTGGGCAGCTTCTTCAAGCTCGGATACGAACCCGATGCCGCGATTTTCACCACTCTCATCAAGGGGCTTTTTTTAGATGATAAGGCTATTGAGGCAGAGAAGCTCTTCAACAAGCTGTTAGATAATAAACTCTTTGAGCCTTGTGAAGTTATTTTCTTTGTTCATGGGCTATGCAAAGCAGGGCACACTGTGACATCGTGTAATTATATTGATCTTTTGGCTGAAAAGGGTTACATTGGTAGCCATTATGCGTATAACACTCTCGTCAATAGTTTACGCAGGGGTGGGATGGTTGAGGATGCGATACTGGTACTGCGTAGAATGGTTGAACGGGGTATTTTGCCAACTACTGTCACGTATACCTCGGTTGTTCATGCGATGTGTTGTGCCGGTAGATGGGAGGATGTGCGAGTTTTGCTACGTGAAATGTTTGATAAGAAGGTTTTTATTAACTTGATCACTTTTACTGTATTGGTGAACATGCTTTGCAAGAATGGTAGGGTGGAAGAGGCGGATGATCTTGTGGAAATTATGGTGCAACAAAATGTTAGTCCTGATGTCTACACTTATAATGCCTTGATAGATGGATACTGCTCTCACGGGAAAATGGATAAAGCGAGGGAGTTAATTGATTCTCTCGCGGAAAAGGGTATTAAGCCTAATAATGTGTTTAGCTATGGTAGTTTGATCAACGGGTATTGCAAGAACGGAAACATAGATGAAGCTAAGTGTGACTTTCTGGAAGTCCCTGGGAAAGGTCTACAGAATACGAGTGGTCATTATAGCTCTATGATAAAGGAGTTGTTGCGTGAAGACAGGTTTTCGGATGGGTGGAAGCTCTTCAGTGATATGGAAGCTCAGGGAGTTCATCCGGATATTTTTACATATAGTATCTTGCTGGCTGGCTTGTGCAAGGCTAATCGAATTGATGATGCAATTTCATTAGTGCGTGCGATGGAAGAACGGGGAGTTACACCTAATATAATCACGTATGATATCCTTATCTGTGGCTTGTGTAAAGAAGGAAGACATGACCTTGCAAGAGGTATTTTTAATGAACTTCCTTCCAAAGGTTTGCAACCCAGTGCTCAGCTGTATGAGATTATTAGTGGCTCGCGTTGTGAAAAGGGATTGGCAGAGGAGGAGGCGATACTCTAG